A window of Massilia sp. NR 4-1 genomic DNA:
CTTGCAGCCAGGCGATTTCGACTTTCACGCGGTGGTGCATGAAGCCCGATTCGGACAGGATGGGGCGCAGCTTGTCGGTCTTGGACGCATAACGGCCGTCCAGCGGGGACAGGGCCGACAAGGTGGAGTATGGAGTAGTCATAGGAGCAGGAAAGAACAGCAGCAAGGTTGGAAAGCAAAACGCGATTTTACCACCGGCCGGGGCTGAAATCCCGGCGCCGTGCGGGCCGCCGCCGGCAGCGGCAGCCCGGCGCTTGCGCCGGCGGCGCCGATGCTATACTGACATCTGATCTTCCCTCTCAGGTGTCTATGAAACTTATCGGTTCACTCGCCAGTCCTTATGTGCGCAAAGTGCGCGTCGTGCTGGCGGAAAAGAAGCTTGACTGCCAGTTCGTGTTGGAAAACGTGTGGGTGCCGGAAACCACCATCCAGGACTTGAATCCGCTCGGCAAAGTGCCTTGCCTGGTCATGGAAGATGGTTATGTGATGCAGGACTCGCGCGTCATCGTCGAATACCTGGATACCCTGACCCCGGTGGGCAAGCTGCTGCCGCCCAATGGCCGCGAACGCGCCGACATCAAGTGCTGGGAAGCCCTGGCCGACGGTGTGCTGGACGCCGGTGTCCTGGTGCGCCTGGAGCGCACCCAGCGTCCGCCCGAGCAGCAAAGCGCCGCCTGGATCGCGCGCCAGCTGCTGAAAGTCGAGCGCGGCCTGGCGGCCATGGAGCAGCGCCTGGGCGATGGCGCCTTCTGCGCCGGCAACCACTATTCGCTGGCCGATGTGGCGGTCGGCTGCGCGCTGGGCTGGCTGAGTTTCCGCTTCCCCGACATCGCCTGG
This region includes:
- a CDS encoding glutathione S-transferase family protein, which produces MKLIGSLASPYVRKVRVVLAEKKLDCQFVLENVWVPETTIQDLNPLGKVPCLVMEDGYVMQDSRVIVEYLDTLTPVGKLLPPNGRERADIKCWEALADGVLDAGVLVRLERTQRPPEQQSAAWIARQLLKVERGLAAMEQRLGDGAFCAGNHYSLADVAVGCALGWLSFRFPDIAWRESHPNLARLFDKLSERPSFKDTVPQA